From Salvelinus namaycush isolate Seneca unplaced genomic scaffold, SaNama_1.0 Scaffold1673, whole genome shotgun sequence, the proteins below share one genomic window:
- the LOC120037289 gene encoding adhesion G protein-coupled receptor L3-like, whose amino-acid sequence MWNDTVRKQESSFMTGDINSSATLNREGILNNARDSSVMDTLPLNGNHGNNYSVASGDYLSDSVQILDRGGVSGYSTYGNHKETTLEKQILKELTSNYTPSYLNNHQRSATTERNHNLMNKMVNVGNGTGNAGGLVGNSSNGIGIGGVVGGGSNHDYDLSNDGVDVSHMVLDNPNVAFPLDENLGLEIIREESNAPLLPPRPLPPPDSLPHPHPPPPPPHNFSRPRHIPQETSDSFFPLLTNEQTDETPQSPNHRNSLYTSMPVLTDLPDGQGSHGQMNGLADGELDDSGEIQAGNSSTGSGPGPEAEDVYYKSMPNLGSRNQLHQLHHYYQMGRGGSDGYMVPVNKEDSDSSPEEPLTPVDPSHLVTSL is encoded by the coding sequence AGGGGATCCTGAACAACGCGCGAGACTCCAGCGTCATGGATACGCTCCCTCTCAACGGTAACCACGGCAACAACTACAGCGTGGCGAGCGGCGACTACCTTAGCGACAGCGTCCAGATTCTAGATCGCGGCGGCGTCAGCGGTTACAGTACCTACGGCAACCACAAGGAGACAACATTAGAAAAGCAGATCCTTAAAGAGTTAACCTCCAACTACACCCCTTCGTATTTGAACAACCACCAGCGGTCGGCGACCACTGAACGCAACCACAACCTGATGAATAAGATGGTCAACGTCGGTAACGGCACCGGTAACGCGGGCGGCCTGGTCGGTAACAGCAGTAACGGAATCGGAATCGGTGGCGTAGTCGGTGGCGGGAGTAACCATGACTACGACTTGAGTAACGATGGTGTCGACGTTAGTCACATGGTGCTGGATAACCCCAACGTTGCCTTCCCATTGGATGagaatttgggattggagattaTAAGGGAGGAGTCAAACGCCCCTCTCCTCCCGCCCCGCCCTCTGCCTCCCCCAGACAGCCTCCCCCACCCTCACCCTCCTCCCCCGCCCCCCCATAACTTCTCCCGCCCCCGGCACATCCCCCAGGAGACCAGCGACAGCTTCTTCCCCCTCCTGACCAATGAGCAGACGGACGAGACGCCGCAATCACCCAATCACAGAAACTCTCTGTACACCTCCATGCCCGTGTTAACGGATTTACCGGATGGCCAGGGTAGTCACGGGCAGATGAACGGTTTAGCGGACGGTGAGCTGGACGACAGCGGGGAGATTCAGGCCGGTAACAGCAGCACTGGGAGCGGACCGGGGCCAGAGGCGGAGGATGTTTACTATAAGAGCATGCCGAACCTGGGGTCCAGGAACCAGCTCCACCAGCTCCACCATTACTACCAGATGGGGCGGGGGGGCAGCGACGGCTACATGGTACCTGTCAACAAGGAGGATTCTGATTCGTCGCCCGAGGAGCCCCTGACCCCCGTTGACCCCTCCCATCTGGTCACGAGCCTATAG